A region from the Pseudonocardia petroleophila genome encodes:
- a CDS encoding isochorismatase family protein yields MLISSDASALLLVDLQERLMPAIHDGPAVVANARRLAEGAGLLDVPVCATEQNPAGLGPTVPDLADLPQLVLPKTSFGAVAEAGFATLLPPGTEEIVVAGCEAHVCVLQTVLGLLAKRHRVLLVADAIGSRNPVNRDLAIDRMRRHGAEVVSTEMVLFEWLRDSTHPRFREVQKLIR; encoded by the coding sequence GTGCTGATCTCCTCCGACGCGTCGGCGCTGCTGCTGGTGGACCTCCAGGAGCGGCTGATGCCCGCGATCCACGACGGACCGGCGGTCGTCGCGAACGCCCGCAGGCTGGCCGAGGGGGCCGGGCTGCTCGACGTGCCGGTCTGCGCGACCGAGCAGAACCCGGCCGGGCTCGGGCCGACGGTGCCCGATCTCGCCGACCTCCCGCAGCTCGTGCTGCCGAAGACGTCGTTCGGGGCCGTCGCGGAGGCGGGGTTCGCCACGCTGCTGCCGCCCGGGACCGAGGAGATCGTCGTCGCGGGGTGCGAGGCGCACGTGTGCGTGCTGCAGACCGTGCTCGGCCTGCTCGCGAAGCGGCACCGCGTGCTGCTCGTGGCCGATGCGATCGGCTCGCGCAACCCGGTCAACCGCGACCTCGCGATCGACCGGATGCGCCGCCACGGGGCCGAGGTCGTCAGCACCGAGATGGTGCTGTTCGAATGGCTGCGCGACTCGACCCACCCCCGGTTCCGCGAGGTGCAGAAGCTGATCCGGTAG
- a CDS encoding PhoH family protein, with protein sequence MAVPDAALLALLGRRDESLRAAEEFLDADVHVRGNELTLSGAPADVAFAERVFTELITLAERGQQVAPDAVRRTVEMLDSGAETLGESPAEVLSLDILSRRGKTIRPKTLNQKRYVDAIDSHTIVFGIGPAGTGKTYLAMAKAVQALQLKTVNRIILTRPAVEAGERLGYLPGTLFEKIDPYLRPLYDALHDMIDPESIPKLMAAGTIEVAPLAYMRGRTLNDAFIILDEAQNTTPEQMKMFLTRLGFGSKIVVTGDVTQVDLPGGGTRSGLHVVREILDGVDDVHFSQLSSQDVVRHRLVADIVDAYSRWDAETARPDLRSAAPRNGPPQDRRARRR encoded by the coding sequence ATGGCCGTTCCGGACGCCGCTCTGCTCGCCCTGCTGGGCCGCCGCGACGAGAGCCTGCGCGCCGCGGAGGAGTTCCTCGACGCCGACGTCCACGTGCGCGGCAACGAGCTCACCCTCTCCGGCGCCCCGGCCGACGTCGCGTTCGCGGAGCGCGTCTTCACCGAGCTGATCACGCTGGCCGAGCGCGGGCAGCAGGTCGCCCCCGACGCCGTGCGCCGGACGGTCGAGATGCTCGACAGCGGCGCCGAGACGCTGGGGGAGTCGCCCGCCGAGGTGCTCTCGCTCGACATCCTGTCCCGCCGCGGCAAGACCATCCGCCCCAAGACGCTCAACCAGAAGCGCTACGTCGACGCGATCGACTCGCACACGATCGTCTTCGGCATCGGCCCGGCCGGTACCGGCAAGACGTACCTGGCGATGGCGAAGGCCGTGCAGGCGCTGCAGCTCAAGACGGTCAACCGGATCATCCTGACGCGTCCGGCCGTCGAGGCGGGGGAGCGGCTGGGCTACCTGCCCGGCACGCTGTTCGAGAAGATCGACCCGTACCTGCGCCCGCTCTACGACGCGCTGCACGACATGATCGACCCGGAGTCGATCCCGAAGCTGATGGCCGCCGGCACGATCGAGGTGGCGCCGCTGGCGTACATGCGCGGCCGCACGCTCAACGACGCGTTCATCATCCTCGACGAGGCGCAGAACACCACGCCCGAGCAGATGAAGATGTTCCTGACGCGGCTGGGCTTCGGCTCGAAGATCGTCGTCACCGGCGACGTCACGCAGGTCGACCTGCCCGGCGGCGGCACCCGGTCCGGGCTGCACGTGGTGCGGGAGATCCTCGACGGCGTCGACGACGTGCACTTCTCGCAGCTCTCCAGCCAGGACGTGGTGCGGCACCGGCTGGTGGCCGACATCGTCGACGCCTACTCCCGCTGGGACGCCGAGACGGCCCGGCCGGACCTGCGCTCCGCGGCCCCCCGCAACGGACCTCCCCAGGACCGGCGCGCCCGGCGCCGCTGA
- a CDS encoding alpha/beta hydrolase — MTFLRRAVPAVVMAGALMVPAALPAAAQPASARPGVTAPAAVSPSVPALNPYFEQQLAWGPCAEFARTATDREAYANPRYDCAYLDVPLDYGDPDLATARIAMLRQKALDPAARIGSLFVDPGGPGGSGVSFLPALAGLIGDGEVAQKFDLIGFDPRGVGVSEPAIDCSTTEEVDAERADLDLDTSPEGVAQTEQEFQEFADRCAERVGIDVLANVGTRDVARDLHLAHEVVGDDLLTYVGYSYGTSIGAEFARQFPEEVRALVLDGAVDPSLGPVESRTTQARGFQRAFDNFAAYCAAQPECPLGTDAAAASARVQELLTPLIDAPVPTSDATRTLGYADAITGLIQALYAESLWPPLLDGLAKVARGDGTTLLILADIYYDRAPDGSYGNLLEAFPAISCMDGDRLTDRAVAREINDTNLALAPFLDAGFGSSDVLELCSFWPVPPTSEAGPVDAPGLPTVLVASSTGDPATPYEDGVSLAGQLAARLLTVENDSHTVVLQGANACADAATTRYLVDLALPAADLTCAREAAQGR; from the coding sequence GTGACGTTCCTCCGCCGTGCCGTGCCCGCCGTCGTGATGGCGGGGGCGCTGATGGTCCCCGCGGCCCTGCCCGCCGCGGCCCAGCCGGCGTCGGCCCGGCCGGGCGTCACCGCGCCGGCCGCGGTGTCGCCGTCGGTGCCCGCGCTCAACCCGTACTTCGAGCAGCAGCTCGCGTGGGGGCCGTGCGCGGAGTTCGCGCGCACCGCCACCGACCGCGAGGCGTACGCGAACCCGCGGTACGACTGCGCCTACCTCGACGTGCCGCTCGACTACGGCGACCCCGACCTGGCGACCGCGCGGATCGCGATGCTGCGGCAGAAGGCGCTGGACCCGGCCGCGCGGATCGGGTCGCTGTTCGTCGACCCGGGCGGTCCCGGCGGGTCGGGCGTGAGCTTCCTGCCCGCGCTGGCCGGGCTGATCGGCGACGGCGAGGTGGCGCAGAAGTTCGACCTCATCGGCTTCGACCCGCGCGGCGTCGGGGTGAGCGAGCCGGCGATCGACTGCTCCACCACCGAGGAGGTCGACGCCGAGCGCGCCGACCTCGACCTCGACACCTCCCCGGAGGGCGTCGCGCAGACGGAGCAGGAGTTCCAGGAGTTCGCCGACCGCTGCGCCGAGCGCGTCGGGATCGACGTGCTGGCCAACGTCGGCACCCGCGACGTCGCCCGGGACCTGCACCTCGCGCACGAGGTCGTCGGCGACGACCTGCTGACCTACGTCGGCTACTCCTACGGCACCTCGATCGGGGCGGAGTTCGCGCGGCAGTTCCCGGAGGAGGTGCGCGCGCTCGTCCTCGACGGGGCGGTGGACCCCTCGCTCGGCCCGGTGGAGTCGCGCACCACGCAGGCGCGCGGGTTCCAGCGCGCGTTCGACAACTTCGCGGCGTACTGCGCGGCGCAGCCGGAGTGCCCGCTCGGCACCGACGCCGCGGCCGCGTCGGCCCGGGTCCAGGAGCTGCTGACGCCGCTGATCGACGCCCCCGTCCCGACCTCCGACGCCACGCGCACCCTCGGCTACGCCGACGCGATCACCGGGCTGATCCAGGCGCTCTACGCCGAGTCGCTGTGGCCCCCGCTGCTCGACGGGCTCGCGAAGGTCGCCCGCGGGGACGGCACCACGCTGCTGATCCTCGCCGACATCTACTACGACCGGGCCCCGGACGGCTCCTACGGCAACCTGCTGGAGGCGTTCCCGGCGATCAGCTGCATGGACGGGGACCGGCTCACCGACCGGGCCGTCGCGCGCGAGATCAACGACACCAACCTGGCGCTCGCGCCGTTCCTCGACGCCGGGTTCGGCTCGTCGGACGTGCTGGAGCTGTGCTCGTTCTGGCCGGTGCCCCCGACCAGCGAGGCCGGGCCGGTGGACGCGCCGGGCCTGCCGACGGTGCTGGTGGCGTCCTCGACGGGCGACCCCGCCACGCCCTACGAGGACGGGGTGTCGCTCGCGGGGCAGCTCGCGGCGCGGCTGCTGACGGTGGAGAACGACAGCCACACCGTCGTGCTGCAGGGGGCCAACGCCTGCGCCGACGCCGCCACCACCCGCTACCTGGTGGACCTGGCGCTGCCCGCGGCGGACCTCACCTGCGCCCGCGAGGCCGCTCAGGGGAGGTAG
- a CDS encoding D-arabinono-1,4-lactone oxidase, with protein MTRAQNWAGNVVFSAREVHRPTSVERLQELVAGSDRVRALGTGHSFSRIADTPGDLVELSAMPDGTRIDGDLVTVPAGMPFAELTRRLHAAGRALPNLGSLPHISVAGACATGTHGSGDRNGVLATRVRSAELVRADGTLDTVADPASVVALGALGIVTSLTLETVPAFDLAQWVVVDVPFHGFDLLPELLAGAYSVSAFTHWDQPAFDQVWLKRLVADGPPEEHWMGGRPADGARHMTRGEPTGNCTDQLGRPGPSHERLPHFRAGFRPSSGAELQSEYLVPRADAVAALRAVEEVADVVAPVLLVSEVRSVAADDLWLSAAHGRDSVAIHFTWVPDADAVAPAVAAVEAALDPFDARPHWGKVFTTPPGRVRELWERLPAFAALARDADPTGKFRNAVLETYLP; from the coding sequence GTGACGCGCGCGCAGAACTGGGCAGGCAACGTCGTCTTCTCCGCCCGGGAGGTGCACCGCCCGACCTCGGTCGAACGGCTCCAGGAGCTGGTCGCCGGGTCGGACCGGGTGCGGGCGCTGGGCACCGGCCACTCGTTCTCCCGGATCGCCGACACCCCGGGTGACCTGGTCGAGCTCTCGGCGATGCCGGACGGCACGCGCATCGACGGCGACCTCGTCACCGTCCCGGCCGGGATGCCCTTCGCCGAGCTGACGCGCCGGCTGCACGCGGCCGGGCGGGCGCTGCCCAACCTCGGTTCGCTGCCGCACATCTCCGTCGCGGGGGCGTGCGCCACCGGCACCCACGGCTCCGGCGACCGCAACGGGGTGCTCGCGACGCGGGTCCGCTCCGCCGAGCTGGTCCGGGCCGACGGCACCCTCGACACCGTCGCCGATCCCGCGTCGGTGGTGGCGCTGGGCGCGCTGGGGATCGTCACGTCGCTCACGCTGGAGACGGTGCCGGCGTTCGACCTGGCGCAGTGGGTGGTGGTCGACGTCCCGTTCCACGGCTTCGACCTGCTGCCCGAGCTGCTGGCCGGCGCCTACAGCGTCAGCGCCTTCACCCACTGGGACCAGCCGGCGTTCGACCAGGTCTGGCTCAAGCGGCTGGTCGCCGACGGCCCGCCGGAGGAGCACTGGATGGGCGGGCGCCCCGCCGACGGCGCCCGGCACATGACCCGCGGGGAGCCCACCGGCAACTGCACCGACCAGCTCGGGCGCCCCGGCCCGTCCCACGAGCGGCTGCCGCACTTCCGCGCCGGGTTCCGGCCGAGCAGCGGGGCGGAGCTGCAGTCGGAGTACCTGGTCCCCCGCGCCGACGCCGTCGCGGCCCTGCGGGCGGTCGAGGAGGTGGCCGACGTCGTCGCGCCGGTGCTGCTCGTCTCCGAGGTCCGCAGCGTCGCCGCCGACGACCTGTGGCTCAGCGCCGCGCACGGGCGCGACTCGGTGGCGATCCACTTCACCTGGGTTCCCGACGCCGACGCGGTCGCGCCCGCCGTCGCGGCCGTGGAGGCGGCGCTGGACCCGTTCGACGCCCGCCCGCACTGGGGCAAGGTCTTCACGACCCCGCCCGGACGGGTCCGCGAGCTGTGGGAGCGGCTGCCCGCGTTCGCCGCGCTGGCCCGCGACGCCGACCCGACGGGGAAGTTCCGCAACGCGGTGCTGGAGACCTACCTCCCCTGA
- the ybeY gene encoding rRNA maturation RNase YbeY: protein MSIEVSNESGVAMDESLIASVARFALDAMRVSPAVELAITAVSVDAMSELHERWMEEPGPTDVMSFPMDELLDESRRPDAPDLGPALLGDIVLCPEFAKGNARKAGHPLADELHLLTVHGVLHLLGYDHADAEEEREMFGLQARLLATWRSSRAEAAAREAQRRTDSAVLGAAGLEDS, encoded by the coding sequence GTGTCCATCGAGGTCAGCAACGAGTCCGGCGTCGCGATGGACGAGTCGCTCATCGCCTCGGTGGCGCGGTTCGCCCTCGACGCCATGCGGGTGAGCCCCGCCGTGGAGCTGGCGATCACCGCGGTCAGCGTGGACGCCATGAGCGAGCTGCACGAGCGGTGGATGGAGGAGCCCGGCCCCACCGACGTCATGTCGTTCCCGATGGACGAGCTCCTCGACGAGTCCCGCCGACCCGACGCCCCCGACCTGGGCCCGGCCCTGCTCGGCGACATCGTGCTGTGCCCGGAGTTCGCGAAGGGCAACGCGCGCAAGGCCGGCCACCCGCTCGCCGACGAGCTGCACCTGCTCACCGTGCACGGCGTGCTGCACCTGCTCGGCTACGACCACGCCGACGCCGAGGAGGAGCGGGAGATGTTCGGCCTGCAGGCCCGGCTGCTGGCCACCTGGCGCAGCTCGCGCGCCGAGGCCGCCGCCCGCGAGGCCCAGCGCCGCACCGACTCCGCCGTGCTCGGCGCCGCGGGACTCGAGGACAGCTGA
- a CDS encoding hemolysin family protein, with protein sequence MNWSLIVAAVVLVPLAGLFAAADAALVSVSRARVDSLVRMGRPGARALAAVVADRPRHVNLLLLLRLGAETAATVLLTVALVESTLFEETAPVWPAALLAGAIMLVVSYVLVGVGPRTLGRQHPYRIALLVAAPIRALARLLGPLTTLLILVGNAITPGQGFRQGPFSSEVELRELVDMASTTGVVDEDERQMIHSVFELGDTLVREVMVPRPDVVWTERDTPVEKVVRLALKSGYSRIPVLGETIDDIVGVAYLKDLVAASHAGETSLAAVMRPPAFVPDSKRVDELLKEMQAQRKHMAIVVDEYGGTAGVVTIEDILEEIVGEIADEYDVEEVPDVQPLDGGRLRLAARLPVDDLADLFPGIDADDNDLTEAVEAADVETVGGLLAQRLGRVPLPGAVAEVAGLRLLAEGGKDARGRIRITTVLVEQLDRADEPTDTPTSLESTA encoded by the coding sequence GTGAACTGGAGCCTGATCGTCGCCGCGGTCGTGCTGGTCCCGCTGGCCGGCCTGTTCGCCGCCGCCGACGCCGCACTGGTGTCGGTGTCGCGGGCCCGCGTCGACTCGCTGGTGCGGATGGGCCGCCCCGGCGCCCGCGCGCTCGCCGCCGTCGTCGCCGACCGCCCGCGGCACGTCAACCTGCTGCTGCTGCTGCGGCTGGGCGCCGAGACCGCGGCCACGGTGCTGCTCACCGTCGCGCTCGTCGAGTCCACGCTGTTCGAGGAGACCGCGCCGGTGTGGCCCGCCGCGCTGCTCGCCGGCGCGATCATGCTGGTGGTGTCCTACGTGCTCGTCGGCGTCGGGCCGCGCACCCTGGGCCGCCAGCACCCGTACCGGATCGCGCTGCTCGTCGCCGCGCCGATCCGGGCGCTGGCCCGGCTCCTCGGGCCGCTCACGACGCTGCTGATCCTGGTCGGCAACGCGATCACCCCCGGCCAGGGCTTCCGGCAGGGCCCGTTCTCCTCCGAGGTGGAGCTGCGCGAGCTCGTCGACATGGCCAGCACCACCGGCGTCGTCGACGAGGACGAGCGCCAGATGATCCACTCGGTGTTCGAGCTGGGCGACACCCTCGTCCGCGAGGTCATGGTGCCGCGCCCGGACGTCGTGTGGACCGAGCGCGACACCCCCGTCGAGAAGGTCGTGCGGCTCGCGCTCAAGAGCGGCTACTCGCGGATCCCGGTGCTCGGGGAGACGATCGACGACATCGTCGGCGTCGCCTACCTCAAGGACCTGGTCGCCGCGTCGCACGCGGGGGAGACGTCGCTGGCGGCCGTCATGCGGCCTCCGGCGTTCGTGCCCGACAGCAAGCGCGTCGACGAGCTCCTCAAGGAGATGCAGGCGCAGCGCAAGCACATGGCGATCGTCGTCGACGAGTACGGCGGCACCGCGGGCGTCGTCACGATCGAGGACATCCTCGAGGAGATCGTCGGCGAGATCGCCGACGAGTACGACGTCGAGGAGGTGCCCGACGTCCAGCCGCTGGACGGGGGGCGCCTGCGGCTGGCGGCCCGGCTGCCCGTCGACGACCTCGCCGACCTGTTCCCCGGCATCGACGCCGACGACAACGACCTGACCGAGGCGGTCGAGGCCGCCGACGTCGAGACGGTCGGCGGCCTGCTGGCCCAGCGCCTGGGCCGCGTGCCGCTGCCCGGCGCGGTGGCCGAGGTCGCCGGCCTGCGGCTGTTGGCCGAGGGCGGCAAGGACGCCCGCGGTCGCATCCGCATCACCACGGTGCTCGTCGAGCAGCTCGACCGGGCCGACGAGCCCACCGACACCCCCACGAGCTTGGAGTCCACCGCATGA
- the lhgO gene encoding L-2-hydroxyglutarate oxidase, whose amino-acid sequence MTTPTFDVVVVGGGIVGLATAHAVARTGRSVAVVEREPRLANHQTGNNSNVIHSGLYYAPGGLKARLAVAGCAETVAFCREHDLPHRVCGKLVVATEPEELPRMAELVRRGAANGVEVTELDQAGMRVHEPNVRGIAALHVPSTGITDYRLIAEKLGELVVKEGGQVHLGRAVTQIVRRAADVVVRTEQGDLLGTQVVVCGGLRCDELAVASGADPGIRIIPFRGEYSGFSDRAAALVKGLIYPVPDPAFPFLGVHATRGIDGHVHAGPNAVLALAREGYSWGTIKPKEFLSTIAYPGMLRIARTHWRYGFGEMHRSLSKKAMVKQIQRMLPDVQASDLSPAGAGVRAQAVKRDGTLVDDFLFVDQGSGAGSVLHVLNAPSPAATAALPIGREILERLTGERIAPLTAS is encoded by the coding sequence ATGACCACCCCCACCTTCGACGTCGTCGTGGTCGGCGGCGGGATCGTCGGCCTCGCCACCGCGCACGCCGTCGCCCGCACCGGCCGGTCCGTGGCTGTCGTGGAGCGCGAGCCCCGCCTGGCGAACCACCAGACCGGCAACAACTCCAACGTCATCCACTCCGGGCTGTACTACGCCCCGGGCGGGCTCAAGGCGCGCCTGGCCGTCGCGGGCTGCGCGGAGACCGTCGCGTTCTGCCGCGAGCACGACCTGCCCCACCGGGTGTGCGGCAAGCTCGTCGTGGCCACCGAGCCCGAGGAGCTGCCCCGCATGGCGGAGCTGGTGCGCCGGGGCGCGGCCAACGGCGTCGAGGTCACCGAGCTCGACCAGGCCGGGATGCGCGTCCACGAGCCGAACGTCCGCGGGATCGCGGCGCTGCACGTGCCCTCCACGGGCATCACCGACTACCGGCTGATCGCGGAGAAGCTCGGGGAGCTCGTCGTCAAGGAGGGCGGGCAGGTCCACCTGGGCCGCGCCGTCACCCAGATCGTCCGCCGGGCCGCCGACGTCGTCGTGCGCACCGAGCAGGGCGACCTGCTCGGCACCCAGGTCGTCGTGTGCGGCGGGCTGCGCTGCGACGAGCTGGCCGTCGCCTCCGGCGCCGACCCCGGCATCCGGATCATCCCGTTCCGCGGCGAGTACTCCGGGTTCTCCGACCGGGCCGCCGCGCTGGTCAAGGGCCTGATCTACCCGGTGCCGGACCCGGCGTTCCCGTTCCTCGGGGTGCACGCCACCCGCGGCATCGACGGCCACGTGCACGCCGGCCCGAACGCCGTGCTCGCGCTGGCCCGCGAGGGCTACTCCTGGGGCACGATCAAGCCCAAGGAGTTCCTCTCGACGATCGCCTACCCCGGCATGCTGCGGATCGCGCGGACGCACTGGCGCTACGGCTTCGGCGAGATGCACCGGTCGCTGTCGAAGAAGGCGATGGTCAAGCAGATCCAGCGGATGCTGCCCGACGTGCAGGCCTCCGACCTCTCGCCCGCGGGCGCCGGGGTGCGGGCGCAGGCGGTCAAGCGCGACGGCACGCTCGTCGACGACTTCCTGTTCGTCGACCAGGGCAGCGGCGCGGGCTCGGTCCTGCACGTGCTCAACGCGCCGAGCCCCGCCGCCACCGCGGCGCTGCCGATCGGCCGCGAGATCCTGGAGCGCCTCACCGGCGAGCGCATCGCCCCGCTCACGGCGTCGTGA
- the era gene encoding GTPase Era: protein MTGFASVPDGYRSGFACFVGRPNAGKSTLTNALIGQKIAITSSRPQTTRHAIRGILHRPDAQLIVIDTPGLHKPRTLLGSRLNDVVRETWAEVDVIGFCVPADVPVGRGDEFIVNELRGVANRTPVIGVVTKTDLAEPEQVMARLTELSKLMDFAEIVPCSAVDGYQTSLVADLLVKRLPEGMPLYPDGDLTDEPEEILVAELIREASLEGVRDELPHSIAVVIEEMAPRDRHPKAEPMLNITANIYVERSSQKGIVIGKGGDRLRQVGTDSRRQIEALLGTKVFLDLHVKIAKDWQRDPRQLRKLGF, encoded by the coding sequence GTGACCGGTTTCGCGTCGGTCCCCGACGGCTACCGCTCCGGGTTCGCCTGCTTCGTCGGCCGCCCCAACGCGGGCAAGTCGACGCTGACGAACGCGCTGATCGGGCAGAAGATCGCGATCACCTCGAGCCGCCCGCAGACCACGCGGCACGCCATCCGCGGCATCCTGCACCGCCCCGACGCCCAGCTGATCGTCATCGACACCCCTGGCCTGCACAAGCCGCGCACGCTGCTGGGCAGCCGGCTCAACGACGTCGTCCGGGAGACGTGGGCCGAGGTCGACGTCATCGGGTTCTGCGTGCCGGCCGACGTGCCGGTGGGGCGCGGGGACGAGTTCATCGTCAACGAGCTCCGCGGCGTGGCGAACCGGACCCCGGTGATCGGGGTGGTCACCAAGACCGACCTGGCCGAGCCCGAGCAGGTCATGGCCCGCCTCACCGAGCTCTCGAAGCTCATGGACTTCGCCGAGATCGTGCCGTGCTCGGCGGTCGACGGGTACCAGACCTCGCTGGTCGCCGACCTGCTGGTGAAGCGGCTGCCCGAGGGCATGCCGCTCTACCCCGACGGCGACCTCACCGACGAGCCCGAGGAGATCCTGGTCGCGGAGCTGATCCGCGAGGCGTCATTGGAGGGCGTGCGCGACGAGCTGCCGCACTCCATCGCCGTCGTCATCGAGGAGATGGCCCCGCGCGACCGCCACCCCAAGGCCGAGCCGATGCTCAACATCACCGCCAACATCTACGTCGAGCGGTCGAGCCAGAAGGGCATCGTCATCGGCAAGGGCGGCGACCGGCTGCGCCAGGTCGGCACCGACTCGCGCCGCCAGATCGAGGCGCTGCTGGGCACGAAGGTGTTCCTCGACCTGCACGTGAAGATCGCGAAGGACTGGCAGCGCGACCCGCGCCAGCTGCGCAAGCTGGGCTTCTGA
- a CDS encoding PPOX class F420-dependent oxidoreductase, translating to MGFHDFEIAYLRTQRLGRLATAKPDGTLQNSPVGFTYNAELGTIDIGGFDNAASRKYRNVADNGRAAFVVDDLASVDPWRVRCLEVRGRAETVGDLIRLHPKRIISFGIDQPDVEPHALRPHARDVG from the coding sequence ATGGGATTCCACGACTTCGAGATCGCGTACCTGCGCACGCAGCGCCTCGGCCGGCTCGCCACCGCGAAGCCGGACGGGACGCTGCAGAACAGCCCCGTCGGGTTCACCTACAACGCCGAGCTCGGCACGATCGACATCGGTGGCTTCGACAACGCCGCGAGCCGCAAGTACCGCAACGTCGCCGACAACGGGCGGGCCGCCTTCGTCGTCGACGACCTGGCCTCGGTCGACCCGTGGCGGGTGCGCTGCCTGGAGGTCCGGGGCCGGGCGGAGACCGTGGGCGACCTGATCCGGCTGCACCCGAAGCGGATCATCAGCTTCGGGATCGACCAGCCCGACGTGGAGCCGCACGCCCTGCGGCCGCACGCCCGGGACGTGGGCTGA
- a CDS encoding HugZ family protein, protein MQTEPTDAELGRTLAAGVHTGALSTIGRGGFPFGSVVSHAVDAAGRPLLLLSDLAEHTGNLTSDPRASLLVAQQDPGDPLALSRVTLIGPVAQPPEAERADALEVYRAVHGGAVLSTDHGFRIYRMEVTAVRFVGGFAHMSWVRAEDYTAAEPDPLVPHVARIVEHMNDDHADALVTFCRVDGGRPDTAEARMTGCDRYGFTVLADGAPLRLPFPRRVDTPDEVRAAMVEMVRAARATSA, encoded by the coding sequence GTGCAGACCGAACCGACCGACGCCGAGCTCGGCCGCACCCTCGCCGCGGGGGTCCACACCGGGGCGCTGTCGACGATCGGGCGGGGCGGGTTCCCGTTCGGGTCCGTCGTCAGCCACGCCGTCGACGCGGCCGGGCGCCCGCTGCTGCTGCTCAGCGACCTCGCCGAGCACACCGGCAACCTCACCTCCGACCCCCGCGCCTCGCTGCTGGTGGCGCAGCAGGACCCGGGCGACCCCCTCGCCCTGTCCCGGGTCACGCTGATCGGGCCCGTCGCCCAGCCCCCCGAGGCCGAGCGCGCCGACGCGCTGGAGGTGTACCGGGCCGTCCACGGCGGGGCCGTGCTGTCCACCGACCACGGCTTCCGGATCTACCGGATGGAGGTCACGGCCGTCCGGTTCGTCGGCGGGTTCGCCCACATGAGCTGGGTGCGCGCGGAGGACTACACGGCGGCCGAGCCCGACCCGCTCGTCCCCCACGTGGCCCGGATCGTCGAGCACATGAACGACGACCACGCCGACGCACTCGTCACGTTCTGCCGCGTCGACGGCGGCCGCCCCGACACCGCGGAGGCGCGGATGACCGGGTGCGACCGCTACGGCTTCACGGTCCTCGCCGACGGCGCCCCGCTGCGCCTGCCCTTCCCCCGCCGCGTCGACACCCCCGACGAGGTCCGGGCGGCGATGGTCGAGATGGTGCGGGCGGCGCGGGCGACGTCGGCCTGA
- the recO gene encoding DNA repair protein RecO: MSLYRDTGVVLRVQKLGEADRIVTLLTRRHGKIRAVAKGVRRTTSRWGARLEPFNHVDVQCWTGSNPNKPGLDIVTQAQTVDAFGGGIVADYSRYTAGCAILETADRLVAEEGEPAIRVYLLVVGAIRALSARERDQSLVLDAFFLRAMTHAGWAPAITECARCAEPGPHAAFNIAAGGAVCPRCRPPGSVLPSPETYRLLDALLHGDWDTADAAGPATRRDTSGLVAAHLQWHLERQLRSLPFVERRAALAPPAGS, translated from the coding sequence GTGAGCCTGTACCGCGACACCGGTGTGGTGCTGCGCGTGCAGAAGCTCGGCGAGGCCGACCGGATCGTCACCCTGCTCACCCGCCGCCACGGCAAGATCCGCGCGGTCGCGAAGGGGGTGCGGCGCACGACGTCGCGCTGGGGGGCGCGGCTGGAGCCGTTCAACCACGTCGACGTGCAGTGCTGGACCGGGTCCAACCCGAACAAGCCGGGTCTCGACATCGTCACGCAGGCCCAGACCGTCGACGCGTTCGGCGGCGGCATCGTCGCCGACTACTCCCGGTACACGGCGGGCTGCGCGATCCTGGAGACCGCCGACCGGCTCGTCGCGGAGGAGGGGGAGCCGGCGATCCGGGTGTACCTGCTGGTGGTGGGCGCGATCCGAGCCCTGTCGGCCCGCGAGCGCGACCAGTCCCTGGTCCTCGACGCGTTCTTCCTCCGGGCCATGACGCACGCCGGCTGGGCCCCCGCGATCACCGAGTGCGCCCGCTGCGCCGAGCCCGGCCCGCACGCCGCGTTCAACATCGCCGCGGGCGGGGCGGTGTGCCCGCGCTGCCGCCCGCCCGGCTCGGTGCTGCCGTCGCCGGAGACCTACCGGCTGCTCGACGCCCTGCTGCACGGCGACTGGGACACCGCCGACGCCGCGGGCCCCGCCACCCGCCGCGACACCAGCGGCCTGGTCGCCGCGCACCTGCAGTGGCACCTGGAGCGCCAGCTCCGCTCGCTGCCGTTCGTGGAGCGGCGCGCCGCACTGGCCCCGCCCGCCGGCTCCTAG